A single region of the Phycisphaerae bacterium RAS1 genome encodes:
- the wapA_9 gene encoding tRNA3(Ser)-specific nuclease WapA precursor, whose amino-acid sequence MDQEHFTYAYDPIGNRTDAARGQEKPVEALYDRNALNQYDQVRSDEAAFSTNLTYDADGNLSGEWLDGDCNCDGQVNVGDINAFNLALSDASEYEMTYPGCTLVTADANNDGDVDVLDINPFVDLLLGGGSGGRRLVWDAENRLIGVRPAMDDEDLPDEALRSEFAYDYLNRRVMKRVYEWDTGEDEWTLVLDRRYVYDGWRVLLELDGLNSNAIIRKYTWGLDLAGLSGGGVGVPPANLDGAGGIGGLLAVYDTNGTTTGENPESDDLKYVYTYDANGNVGQLIDVAESTASASIKAHYEYDPYGGVIASSGTYADTNTYRFSTKPWDDETGLGYWGERYYDARMGRWISRDPIAEAGGVNVYEYVSNAPIARVDYHGTCPADPPHGGPLPSTPPPPLWGPIVPCPGGGKGICRRVPCPQGFDLDNICRQSCWGKGGVPGPGRFCYIRTQNVNAGLQQVEHFAIQVHCDCQSPRTDCKDLYDRYKTVCDERRSCTPNMSCSELARQVALHGQCATLRTIHLYQCVHDKKFDWQGHETEIAEAWAGATNCGTIYRNTCFVPGVPPFGF is encoded by the coding sequence GTGGACCAGGAACACTTCACGTACGCCTACGACCCGATCGGCAACCGCACGGATGCCGCGCGCGGGCAGGAGAAGCCGGTCGAGGCGCTCTACGACCGCAACGCGCTGAACCAGTACGACCAGGTGCGTTCGGATGAGGCGGCGTTTTCGACCAACCTGACGTACGACGCTGACGGCAACCTGAGCGGCGAGTGGCTCGACGGCGACTGCAACTGCGACGGGCAGGTGAACGTCGGCGACATCAACGCCTTCAACCTGGCGCTCTCCGACGCTTCTGAGTATGAGATGACCTATCCCGGCTGCACGCTCGTGACCGCCGACGCGAACAACGACGGCGACGTGGACGTGCTGGACATCAACCCGTTCGTCGATCTGCTGCTGGGCGGCGGCTCGGGCGGGCGGCGGCTGGTGTGGGACGCCGAGAATCGGCTGATCGGCGTGCGGCCGGCGATGGACGATGAGGATTTGCCGGACGAGGCGCTGCGGAGCGAGTTTGCGTATGATTATCTGAATCGCCGGGTGATGAAGCGGGTATACGAGTGGGACACGGGCGAGGACGAATGGACGCTCGTGCTTGACCGGCGCTACGTGTATGACGGCTGGCGCGTGCTGCTGGAGCTGGACGGCTTGAACTCGAACGCCATCATCCGCAAGTACACGTGGGGGTTGGACCTGGCTGGACTGAGCGGGGGTGGGGTGGGCGTCCCGCCCGCCAATCTGGACGGTGCCGGCGGCATCGGCGGGTTGCTGGCGGTCTATGACACCAACGGCACGACGACCGGCGAGAATCCCGAATCCGACGATCTCAAATACGTCTACACATACGACGCCAACGGCAACGTCGGACAACTGATTGACGTGGCAGAATCGACAGCATCGGCGTCGATCAAGGCGCATTACGAATACGATCCCTACGGCGGCGTTATCGCCTCTTCCGGCACGTACGCCGACACGAACACGTACCGCTTCAGCACCAAGCCGTGGGATGATGAGACGGGATTGGGGTATTGGGGGGAGCGGTACTATGACGCGCGAATGGGGAGGTGGATAAGTCGAGATCCGATCGCCGAAGCCGGCGGCGTGAACGTGTATGAATATGTTTCAAATGCGCCAATAGCGCGCGTGGATTACCACGGCACATGTCCTGCTGATCCTCCTCACGGCGGACCGTTGCCAAGTACACCGCCGCCGCCACTATGGGGCCCGATCGTTCCGTGCCCAGGCGGCGGAAAGGGCATTTGCAGACGTGTACCTTGCCCGCAAGGATTCGACCTGGACAACATATGTCGCCAGAGCTGCTGGGGAAAAGGCGGCGTACCTGGCCCTGGTAGATTTTGCTACATTCGAACCCAGAACGTCAACGCAGGACTTCAGCAAGTCGAACACTTCGCCATCCAGGTTCACTGCGACTGCCAGTCGCCGCGAACGGATTGTAAGGACCTTTACGATAGGTACAAGACAGTATGCGATGAACGAAGGAGCTGCACTCCGAATATGTCGTGCAGTGAACTTGCAAGGCAAGTTGCGTTACATGGTCAATGTGCCACGCTCCGTACCATTCACTTATACCAGTGCGTCCACGATAAGAAGTTCGACTGGCAAGGTCATGAGACCGAAATCGCCGAGGCGTGGGCCGGTGCGACAAACTGTGGGACAATTTATCGCAACACCTGTTTTGTTCCCGGAGTCCCTCCTTTTGGTTTTTAG
- the wapA_10 gene encoding tRNA3(Ser)-specific nuclease WapA precursor: MNDPQEYETTYPGCTLVTADATNDGEVDVLDINPFVALLGAGGAGGRTLRWDAENRLAEVRPAVDDEDLPDESLRSEYAYDYLNRRVMKRVYTWDDGEDEWNLTLDRRYVYDGWRVLLELDGMNSNAIIRKYTWGLDLAGLNGAVNDRESAGGIGGMLAVYDTNGTTTGETPEADDLKYVYTYDANGNVGQLIDLAAGSAASSIKAHYEYDPYGGVVASSGTYAETNTYRFSTKPWDDETGLGYWGYRYYDARLGRWIARDPLGEVGRGHLYCYMWNNPHNGVDGLGRMPLAHNVTRRAEAPRHDDDSGHPCDSYCAGYYGTASLACRTGCLGGRAGVDCDVACSRVGLVPGGEVPGLVRICLAACRSQLPMPTPPRPDPTPPLPAPPLTPAPAPEPKSGCTSPPNGCTGVGPGPYDFTQCCNGHDKCYCTCGTPRHECDNDFLDCMVEHCRSSWPNVDDQRRCLFMAGLYYRGVRMFGSPFYDSAQDDACKCK; encoded by the coding sequence TTGAACGACCCGCAGGAGTATGAGACGACTTACCCCGGCTGCACGCTCGTGACCGCCGACGCGACCAACGACGGAGAGGTGGACGTGCTGGACATCAACCCGTTCGTCGCGCTGCTCGGCGCCGGCGGCGCCGGCGGGCGGACGCTGCGCTGGGACGCGGAGAATCGACTTGCGGAGGTCCGCCCGGCGGTGGATGATGAGGACTTGCCGGACGAGTCGCTGCGCAGCGAATATGCGTACGATTACCTGAATCGCCGCGTGATGAAACGCGTGTACACGTGGGATGATGGGGAAGACGAGTGGAACCTGACGCTCGATCGGCGCTACGTCTACGACGGCTGGCGCGTGCTGCTGGAGCTGGACGGCATGAACTCGAACGCCATCATCCGCAAGTACACGTGGGGCCTCGACCTGGCTGGCTTGAACGGCGCGGTCAATGACCGCGAGTCCGCCGGCGGCATCGGCGGCATGCTGGCGGTCTACGACACGAACGGCACGACGACCGGCGAAACGCCCGAGGCCGACGATCTGAAGTACGTCTACACGTACGACGCGAACGGCAACGTCGGCCAGCTCATCGATCTCGCCGCCGGCAGCGCCGCATCGTCCATCAAGGCGCATTACGAGTACGACCCGTACGGCGGCGTTGTTGCGTCATCCGGCACATACGCCGAGACGAATACGTATCGCTTCAGCACCAAGCCGTGGGATGATGAGACGGGATTGGGGTATTGGGGGTACAGGTACTACGATGCCCGGTTGGGGAGGTGGATAGCAAGAGACCCGCTGGGAGAGGTTGGTCGAGGACACCTTTACTGTTACATGTGGAACAACCCGCATAATGGAGTCGATGGCCTCGGGCGAATGCCGTTGGCGCACAACGTAACAAGGCGCGCTGAGGCGCCTCGCCATGACGATGATTCGGGCCACCCTTGCGACTCGTATTGCGCTGGATACTATGGGACCGCGTCGCTTGCGTGCAGAACGGGTTGCCTGGGTGGCCGCGCCGGCGTCGATTGTGACGTTGCCTGTTCCCGTGTTGGCCTCGTCCCAGGTGGAGAGGTGCCCGGCCTTGTGCGCATTTGCCTCGCGGCGTGTCGTAGCCAGTTGCCGATGCCAACACCGCCCCGGCCTGATCCCACGCCGCCACTTCCCGCACCCCCACTAACGCCAGCGCCGGCTCCGGAACCGAAATCGGGATGCACCAGTCCACCGAACGGATGCACTGGAGTTGGGCCCGGACCCTATGATTTCACACAGTGTTGCAATGGACATGACAAGTGCTATTGTACATGCGGAACACCTCGACATGAGTGCGACAACGACTTTCTTGACTGCATGGTTGAGCACTGTCGGTCGTCATGGCCCAACGTTGATGATCAGCGAAGGTGCCTGTTCATGGCCGGGCTTTACTATCGTGGAGTGCGCATGTTCGGTTCGCCCTTTTACGATAGTGCCCAGGACGATGCTTGCAAATGTAAGTAG
- the wapA_11 gene encoding tRNA3(Ser)-specific nuclease WapA precursor, protein MPQPTWTEYDQFGQRTKLHTYRTGDFTDSSWPGGAGDGDVTEWVYHGPTGLLNSKVYADEKSTDYEYKPDGRLWKRIWAREVDSARVTTTYGYLETTGDLESVDYSDDTPDVVYTYDRRGRIDTVTQGDDWLIHDLDHDGAASTESEAVSGDILEYTLARTMAPLVGGPVSAIEVEADSSTIYAAAYAYTQQTGRLDRVTGPGLPTGGGGTHGVFYGYATNTDLVGTIEVRADGGGVKLRTTRAYDADRELIDSIENTWDPGGTPSVISKYDYSNDGLGRRSAVVNTGIAFSDDAYNRYGYNGRNELTAAERYEGTDPENWEEDDPVDGQHFTYTYDPIGSRTEATRGHDTPVEALYDANSLNQYAQTRSDEAAFATNLTYDEDGNLSGEWLDGDCNCDGNVDVGDINAFTLALNDPQEYETTYPGCTLVTADANNDGDVDVLDINPFVDLLLGGGSGGRRLVWDAENRLVGVRPAVEDEDLPDEALRSEYAYDYLNRRVMKRVYEWDEGEEEWMLVLDRRYVYDGWRVLLELDGLNSNAIIRKYTWGLDLAGLNGSVGPVSNRSADDGRSSAGGIGGLLAVYDTNGTTTGETPEADDLKYVYTYDANGNVGQLIDVAAGSAASSIKAHYEYDPYGNVVASSGTYAETNTYRFSTKPWDDETGLGYWGYRYYDPRLGRWISRDPIGELADRNLLAFVRNRPTNSSDSIGLHDICTQPYLSSSCPLPSPAVWGNCTDCGATCDSPAAQAMATPGSIGFVICRPDGCRCACTTKDGIIATASDTAARRIISACTLQHEECHVSQTLDSTHPGFTECPPGNCGPLIAGPRGKSAPKGSRGNPAMECPCYGIGLQCLDAGRRGCGGNQACLDEVDAAIDTVIRNMCQIRNCRISSYVGSLSERVKDRVKELCPVAKR, encoded by the coding sequence GTGCCGCAGCCGACGTGGACCGAGTATGACCAGTTCGGCCAGCGCACCAAGCTGCACACCTACCGAACCGGCGACTTCACCGACTCTTCGTGGCCCGGCGGGGCCGGCGATGGCGACGTGACCGAGTGGGTCTATCACGGCCCGACCGGCCTGCTGAACAGCAAGGTCTACGCCGACGAAAAATCGACCGACTACGAATACAAACCAGACGGCCGGCTCTGGAAGCGGATTTGGGCGCGCGAGGTCGATTCGGCCCGCGTGACCACGACGTACGGTTATCTCGAGACGACCGGCGACCTTGAATCCGTCGATTACAGCGACGACACGCCGGACGTGGTGTACACGTATGACCGCCGCGGGCGGATCGACACCGTGACGCAGGGCGACGACTGGTTGATTCATGACCTGGACCATGACGGCGCTGCCAGCACCGAGTCCGAAGCCGTCTCCGGCGACATCCTGGAGTACACGCTGGCGCGCACGATGGCCCCGCTCGTCGGCGGGCCAGTGTCGGCGATCGAGGTCGAGGCCGACAGCAGCACGATCTACGCCGCCGCGTACGCCTATACTCAGCAGACCGGCCGGCTGGACCGCGTCACCGGCCCGGGCCTGCCGACCGGCGGCGGCGGAACGCATGGCGTGTTCTACGGCTACGCCACGAACACCGATCTGGTCGGCACGATCGAGGTGCGGGCCGACGGCGGCGGCGTGAAGCTGCGGACGACGCGGGCGTATGACGCCGACCGGGAGTTGATCGACTCCATCGAAAACACCTGGGACCCCGGCGGCACGCCTTCGGTGATCTCGAAGTACGACTATTCGAACGACGGCCTCGGCCGCCGGTCGGCGGTCGTGAATACTGGCATTGCCTTCAGCGACGACGCGTATAATCGCTACGGCTACAACGGCCGCAACGAGCTGACCGCGGCTGAGCGTTACGAGGGCACGGACCCGGAAAACTGGGAAGAAGACGACCCCGTGGACGGCCAGCATTTCACCTACACGTACGATCCGATCGGCAGCCGCACGGAGGCCACGCGCGGGCATGACACGCCGGTGGAGGCGCTGTACGACGCCAACAGCCTGAACCAGTACGCGCAGACGCGCTCGGACGAGGCCGCGTTCGCGACCAATCTGACGTACGACGAGGATGGCAACCTGAGCGGCGAGTGGCTCGACGGCGACTGCAACTGCGACGGCAACGTGGACGTCGGCGACATCAACGCCTTCACGCTGGCCCTAAACGACCCGCAGGAGTACGAGACGACTTACCCCGGCTGCACGCTGGTCACCGCCGACGCGAACAACGACGGCGATGTGGACGTGCTGGACATCAACCCGTTCGTCGATCTGCTGCTGGGCGGCGGCTCGGGCGGGCGGCGGCTGGTGTGGGACGCCGAGAACCGGCTGGTCGGCGTCCGCCCGGCGGTTGAGGATGAGGATTTGCCCGACGAGGCGCTGCGGAGCGAGTATGCGTATGATTATCTGAATCGCCGGGTGATGAAGCGCGTGTATGAGTGGGACGAGGGCGAGGAGGAATGGATGCTCGTGCTCGACCGCCGCTATGTGTACGACGGCTGGCGGGTGCTGCTGGAGCTTGACGGCTTGAACTCGAACGCCATCATCCGCAAGTACACCTGGGGCCTTGACCTGGCCGGCCTGAATGGCTCTGTGGGACCGGTTTCCAACCGGTCAGCCGACGACGGCCGCTCTTCCGCCGGCGGCATTGGCGGTCTGCTGGCGGTGTACGACACGAACGGCACGACGACCGGCGAGACGCCCGAAGCCGATGATCTTAAATACGTCTACACGTACGACGCCAACGGCAACGTCGGGCAGCTTATCGACGTCGCCGCAGGCAGTGCGGCGTCTTCCATCAAGGCGCATTACGAATACGATCCCTACGGCAACGTCGTCGCGTCATCCGGGACGTACGCCGAGACGAATACGTATCGCTTCAGCACGAAGCCGTGGGATGATGAGACGGGGCTGGGGTATTGGGGGTACCGGTACTACGATCCGCGACTGGGGAGGTGGATTAGTCGGGATCCGATTGGAGAGCTCGCAGACCGCAACCTGCTGGCATTTGTGAGAAACAGACCCACAAATTCATCCGATTCGATTGGGCTACACGATATCTGCACGCAGCCTTATCTGAGCAGCTCGTGCCCACTGCCCAGCCCTGCGGTATGGGGAAACTGCACTGATTGCGGTGCAACCTGTGACTCGCCGGCGGCTCAAGCAATGGCCACGCCCGGGTCGATCGGGTTTGTGATTTGTCGTCCAGACGGCTGCAGGTGTGCATGCACCACCAAGGACGGTATTATAGCAACGGCGAGCGATACGGCGGCGCGGCGAATTATCTCTGCGTGCACGCTTCAGCACGAAGAGTGTCACGTGTCGCAGACGCTAGATTCGACCCATCCAGGATTCACGGAATGTCCCCCGGGGAATTGCGGTCCCCTCATCGCCGGACCCCGCGGAAAGTCGGCACCGAAGGGCTCCAGGGGGAATCCCGCGATGGAATGCCCGTGCTATGGAATTGGGCTTCAGTGCCTCGACGCCGGCCGACGCGGGTGTGGCGGAAACCAGGCGTGTCTTGATGAGGTCGATGCGGCCATCGACACCGTAATCCGCAACATGTGCCAAATTCGCAACTGTCGGATCAGTTCATATGTGGGCTCCTTGTCCGAACGCGTCAAGGACCGGGTCAAGGAGCTCTGCCCGGTCGCCAAGCGTTAG
- the wapA_12 gene encoding tRNA(Glu)-specific nuclease WapA precursor: MNNLHFTYAYEPIGNRTDASCGQEKPVEALYDRNALNQYDQVRSDEAVFSTNLTYDADGNLTGEWLDGDCNCDGQVNITDIGAFNLAVSDPEEYAATYPECTLVTADANNDGDVDVLDINPFVALLGAGGAGGRTLRWDAENRLIEVCPTGGCGGGTPAADEVSQTRSVFDYDYQNRRVRKRVYAWTPGSPGSWSLTKDVRFVYDGWRVLLELDGLNSNAIIRKYTWGLDLAGLNGAVNDRESAGGIGGLLAVYDTNGTTTGENPEADDLKYVYLYDANGNVGQLIDVTESTAASSIKARYEYDPYGNVVASSGTYAETNTYRFSTKPWDDETGLGYWGERYYDPRLGRWISRDPIGEAGGDSLVSYCQNQPSTLFDPIGLDIWAVDPPPRDPKANQYCSKRYGDCSTIAAGGWRLFTTKKGRVVCICGGYKYTPLGGFAKKRGISWPACCAAAFGSCVARGGAAATECSQILNRCMDSLEDNPCHEGNEINRWCWHFTFAKDCDRPESCFLPLFSLCDTPAGRFLNICGFEPTKACKDKSICASATCEQACREYAKSAHCRRNCGASQCNPNDCPRLCREGPADCESRK; this comes from the coding sequence GTGAACAACCTGCACTTTACCTATGCCTACGAGCCGATCGGCAACCGCACCGACGCCTCGTGCGGGCAGGAGAAGCCGGTCGAGGCGCTCTACGACCGCAACGCGCTGAACCAGTACGACCAGGTGCGTTCGGACGAGGCAGTGTTTTCGACCAATCTGACGTACGACGCCGACGGCAACCTGACGGGCGAGTGGCTGGACGGCGACTGCAACTGCGACGGGCAGGTAAACATAACCGACATCGGCGCGTTCAACCTGGCGGTGAGCGATCCGGAGGAATACGCGGCCACGTATCCCGAGTGTACGCTTGTCACCGCCGACGCGAACAACGACGGCGACGTGGACGTGCTGGACATCAACCCGTTCGTCGCGCTGCTCGGCGCCGGCGGCGCCGGCGGGCGGACGCTGCGCTGGGACGCGGAAAACCGGCTGATCGAGGTCTGCCCGACCGGCGGCTGCGGCGGCGGGACGCCGGCGGCGGATGAAGTCAGCCAGACGCGGAGCGTGTTCGATTATGATTACCAGAATCGGCGGGTGCGCAAGCGGGTCTATGCGTGGACGCCCGGCTCGCCGGGTTCGTGGTCGCTGACGAAGGACGTGCGATTCGTGTACGACGGTTGGCGGGTACTGCTGGAGCTGGACGGCTTGAACTCGAACGCCATCATCCGCAAGTACACGTGGGGCTTGGATTTGGCCGGCTTGAACGGCGCGGTCAATGACCGCGAGTCAGCCGGCGGAATCGGCGGGTTGCTGGCGGTCTATGACACGAACGGCACGACGACCGGCGAGAATCCCGAAGCCGACGACCTGAAGTACGTCTATCTGTACGACGCCAATGGAAATGTCGGGCAATTGATCGACGTGACAGAATCGACCGCGGCGTCATCCATCAAAGCACGCTACGAGTACGATCCCTACGGCAACGTCGTCGCGTCATCCGGGACGTACGCCGAGACGAACACCTACCGCTTCAGCACAAAGCCGTGGGATGATGAGACGGGGTTGGGGTATTGGGGAGAGCGCTATTACGATCCCCGACTGGGCAGATGGATCAGCCGGGATCCGATTGGGGAAGCTGGCGGGGACAGTTTGGTCTCGTACTGCCAGAACCAGCCGAGCACTCTCTTTGATCCAATCGGCCTTGACATCTGGGCAGTTGACCCTCCACCACGTGATCCCAAGGCCAATCAGTACTGTAGCAAGCGATACGGTGACTGCTCCACCATAGCGGCCGGTGGGTGGCGTCTGTTTACAACAAAAAAGGGCCGTGTTGTTTGCATATGTGGAGGTTACAAGTATACGCCATTAGGAGGATTTGCGAAGAAGCGGGGCATTTCTTGGCCAGCATGCTGTGCCGCAGCCTTCGGAAGCTGCGTAGCGCGCGGCGGAGCTGCCGCAACGGAGTGTTCCCAGATACTCAATCGCTGCATGGACAGCCTAGAAGATAATCCCTGCCATGAGGGCAATGAAATAAATCGCTGGTGTTGGCACTTCACGTTTGCGAAAGATTGTGATCGTCCAGAGAGCTGTTTCTTGCCGCTGTTCTCCTTGTGCGACACACCCGCTGGTCGATTTCTGAACATCTGCGGATTTGAACCGACAAAAGCCTGCAAAGACAAGTCAATCTGCGCTTCCGCTACGTGTGAACAGGCGTGTCGGGAGTATGCGAAGTCGGCACATTGCAGACGGAATTGTGGTGCTTCCCAATGCAATCCGAATGATTGCCCAAGGCTCTGCCGAGAGGGACCAGCCGATTGTGAGTCGCGCAAGTGA
- the wapA_13 gene encoding tRNA(Glu)-specific nuclease WapA precursor, whose translation MISEYDYTNDGVGRRYFGEPPGGWELDDPVDQEHFTYDYDPIGNRTEASRGQEKPVEVIYDGNRLNQYDQTRSDEAVFSTNLTYDEDGNLTGEWLDGDCNCDGQVNVLDIGAFNLALSDPAEYETTYPGCTLVTADANNDGNVDVLDINPFVDLLLGGGSGGRRLVWDAENRLVGVRPAVDDEDLPDEALRSEFAYDYRNRRVMKRVYEWDNGEDEWTLVLDRRYVYDGWRVLLELDGLNSNAILRKYTWGLDLAGLNGAGAGGGAFPSRDREGAVLPGRDGEGAVLPGRDGAGGIGGLLAVYDTNGTTTGETPESDDLKYVYTYDANGNVGQLIDVAAGSAASSIKAHYEYDPYGSVVASSGTYAETNTYRFSTKPWDEETGLGYWGYRYYDPRLGRWISRDPIGEAGGANLTEFVRNGPPNNSDAIGNHPDAGAACREYCKKYSYDSGLMLACQSGCEAGWRVHTGKWDLYKHCRDACWHLRHFRGAASAESEACEAGCRSGSPNLGGGGPGCISHYDIVGHGACGLDPVTDGGDTVDKEYIAKVICPKLCWGATITFWTCSTGGNTTHVADLISACPKIKSATACTGIVTTGPGGLIWWWWCSGGWVSVPNATSATPGCPAE comes from the coding sequence GTGATCTCAGAATACGACTACACCAACGACGGCGTGGGCCGGCGCTATTTCGGCGAACCCCCGGGCGGCTGGGAATTGGACGATCCCGTGGACCAGGAGCACTTCACGTACGATTACGACCCGATCGGCAACCGCACGGAGGCCTCGCGCGGGCAGGAGAAGCCGGTCGAGGTGATCTACGACGGCAACCGGCTGAATCAGTACGACCAGACGCGCTCGGACGAGGCGGTATTCTCGACCAACTTGACCTACGACGAGGATGGAAACCTGACGGGCGAGTGGCTCGACGGCGACTGCAACTGCGACGGGCAAGTGAACGTCCTCGACATCGGCGCGTTCAACCTGGCGCTGAGCGATCCGGCGGAGTACGAGACGACTTATCCCGGCTGCACGTTGGTCACCGCCGACGCGAACAACGACGGCAACGTGGACGTGCTGGACATCAACCCGTTCGTCGATCTGCTGCTGGGCGGCGGCTCGGGCGGGCGGCGGCTGGTGTGGGACGCCGAGAACCGGCTGGTCGGCGTCCGCCCGGCGGTCGATGATGAGGATTTGCCGGACGAGGCGCTGCGGAGCGAGTTTGCGTATGATTATCGGAATCGCCGGGTGATGAAGCGCGTGTATGAATGGGACAACGGTGAGGATGAATGGACGCTCGTGCTGGACCGGCGCTATGTTTATGACGGCTGGCGCGTGCTGCTGGAGCTGGACGGCTTGAACTCGAACGCCATTCTCCGAAAATACACGTGGGGGCTGGACCTGGCCGGCCTGAACGGTGCCGGCGCGGGCGGCGGCGCTTTTCCGAGCCGCGACCGTGAGGGAGCGGTTCTTCCCGGCCGCGACGGTGAGGGAGCGGTTCTTCCCGGCCGCGACGGTGCCGGCGGCATCGGCGGGCTGCTGGCCGTGTACGACACAAACGGCACGACGACCGGCGAGACGCCTGAATCCGACGACCTAAAGTATGTCTACACATACGACGCCAACGGTAACGTCGGGCAGCTTATCGACGTCGCCGCAGGCAGTGCGGCGTCTTCCATCAAGGCGCATTACGAATACGACCCCTACGGTAGCGTCGTAGCGTCGTCCGGCACGTACGCCGAGACGAATACGTATCGCTTCAGCACCAAGCCGTGGGATGAGGAGACGGGTTTGGGGTATTGGGGATATCGGTACTACGATCCGCGGTTGGGACGTTGGATCAGCCGGGATCCGATTGGAGAAGCAGGTGGGGCCAATCTTACTGAATTCGTAAGGAATGGTCCGCCCAACAACTCTGATGCCATCGGCAACCATCCTGACGCGGGAGCCGCTTGCCGAGAGTATTGCAAGAAATACTCGTACGATTCGGGGCTGATGTTGGCCTGCCAGAGCGGTTGCGAAGCGGGTTGGCGGGTGCACACCGGCAAGTGGGACCTCTATAAGCACTGCCGGGATGCTTGCTGGCATCTGCGACATTTCAGAGGTGCCGCATCCGCTGAATCTGAAGCATGCGAGGCGGGGTGTCGCTCCGGCTCGCCGAACCTGGGTGGAGGCGGACCGGGTTGCATCTCGCACTATGACATTGTCGGGCACGGTGCATGTGGGCTTGACCCGGTGACTGATGGAGGCGACACGGTTGACAAGGAATACATAGCCAAGGTGATCTGCCCGAAGTTGTGCTGGGGTGCTACAATTACATTTTGGACTTGCAGCACGGGGGGCAACACAACACACGTTGCGGACTTGATTAGCGCATGCCCGAAGATCAAGAGCGCAACGGCGTGCACCGGAATCGTGACAACGGGGCCCGGTGGCCTGATTTGGTGGTGGTGGTGTAGTGGCGGTTGGGTCAGTGTGCCGAACGCCACGAGTGCAACGCCCGGTTGTCCGGCGGAGTAA